From the Lathyrus oleraceus cultivar Zhongwan6 chromosome 4, CAAS_Psat_ZW6_1.0, whole genome shotgun sequence genome, one window contains:
- the LOC127075917 gene encoding (+)-neomenthol dehydrogenase — MGESAPQRYAVVTGSNKGIGFEIVKQLASSGIKVVLTARDEQRGLQALEKLKASGLSHSVVFHQLDVADAASVATLADFLKSQFGKLDILVNNAGVSGTVITDKDLASVLISNPGALSEDEKKKAVTQTYELAEECLKINFYGTKIATESLLPLLKLSDSPRVLNVSSTLGKLERIQNEWTKKVFGDADNLTEEKVDEVLNKFLEDFKKDGPKLGGAYVISKAAVNAYTRIAAKNFPAISINSVCPGYVITDITANTGILTAEEGAASVVKLALLPNGSSSGQFYNRTEVSSF, encoded by the exons ATGGGAGAATCTGCACCACAAAG GTATGCAGTGGTGACTGGATCAAACAAAGGAATTGGATTTGAGATAGTGAAGCAGTTAGCTTCATCTGGAATCAAAGTGGTGCTTACAGCAAGAGATGAACAAAGAGGTCTTCAGGCTTTGGAAAAACTCAAAGCTTCTGGTTTATCTCATTCTGTTGTTTTTCATCAACTAGATGTTGCTGATGCTGCTAGTGTAGCTACTCTTGCAGATTTTCTCAAATCACAATTTGGCAAACTTGATATTCTG GTTAACAATGCAGGCGTTAGTGGAACTGTGATTACTGACAAAGATTTAGCTTCTGTGCTTATCTCTAACCCTGGA GCATTATCAGAAGATGAAAAGAAAAAGGCGGTGACTCAAACATACGAGTTAGCTGAAGAATGCTTGAAAATAAATTTTTATGGTACTAAAATAGCTACTGAATCACTTCTGCCACTGCTAAAGTTATCCGATTCGCCGAGAGTTCTGAATGTATCATCCACTCTAGGGAAGTTAGAG CGCATACAAAACGAATGGACTAAAAAAGTCTTCGGCGATGCTGATAACCTAACCGAAGAGAAAGTGGATGAAGTACTAAACAAGTTTCTTGAAGATTTCAAAAAAGACGGGCCTAAACTTGGGGGTGCTTATGTTATATCTAAAGCTGCTGTAAATGCTTATACAAGAATTGCTGCTAAGAATTTTCCTGCTATAAGCATCAATAGTGTTTGCCCCGGTTATGTCATCACAGACATAACCGCAAATACCGGTATCTTAACTGCTGAAGAAGGTGCTGCAAGTGTTGTCAAGTTAGCACTACTTCCCAATGGTAGTTCATCTGGCCAATTCTATAACAGGACTGAAGTGTCTTCCTTTTGA